The Mesorhizobium loti DNA segment GGCGCTGCTGGCCGCGGTTGTACTTCATGCAGACTGCGCCCTGGCACTCGACAGCAGCAGCACGCCTGTCGTCGTCACGCCGCTGGCATCGCGCACGACCACCGCTTCCGGCCAGCCGATCACGCTGCCGCAGAAGAACGTGCAGGTGCTGGTGTCGACCTTTGACATCGCGGTGGGCGCGACCCTGCCGGTGCACCGGCACCCCTTCCCGCGCTACGCCTATGTCGAGGCCGGAACGCTGAAAGTCACCAATGTCGAGACCGGCAACAGCAACATCTACAAGACAGGCGATTTCATCATCGAAATGATCGGGCAGTGGCATCAGGCCACCAATATCGGCGATGGCCCGGTCAAGCTCCTGGTCATCGATCAGGTCGAAGAGGGCGCCAAAAATACGGAATTACGGCAGTAGCCAATTGGGCGACGCTCGCGCCCAGGAGGCGGGAGGCCGTGTGCCGCCCCC contains these protein-coding regions:
- a CDS encoding Cupin 2 barrel domain-containing protein, with protein sequence MRKILVSALLAAVVLHADCALALDSSSTPVVVTPLASRTTTASGQPITLPQKNVQVLVSTFDIAVGATLPVHRHPFPRYAYVEAGTLKVTNVETGNSNIYKTGDFIIEMIGQWHQATNIGDGPVKLLVIDQVEEGAKNTELRQ